Proteins encoded by one window of Danaus plexippus chromosome Z, MEX_DaPlex, whole genome shotgun sequence:
- the LOC116777138 gene encoding fibrinogen C domain-containing protein 1-like isoform X2: MFWNAKILLVAIYFYVVSTEPNRDRHPRRKNERLDSSLWKKEYESELTDALLTSKRAKNLTRLPQSTSSDEAVLERLMETITSSERYLKKIESIDFRLNRLDIEVHEKTNLMLKRLTEINTALQNQGPDKADTSLDTLKTDVGQLKYYFENKLGPINKVEDGNCNLEGALDSRLSFLETNMKSVLNGVEAITAVISEVKNRQKLRTFNKNDQITGNLDATTLISEFRRVLMEQKPKKCDCKLGRVDRSERYPTDCQEIQAQGFNVTGIYKIKPEDMEPFYVLCDLNTVGGGWTVIQNRFDGSQDFYKNWNEYKHGFGNLASEFWLGLEKVYYLTNQKLYELRVEMETQIGQEASATFSVFTIGPEYESYRISTLGTYRGNAGDSLSYHAGQKFSTYEIDNDEWKDGSCAVEHGGAWWYKECDKSNLNGKYMSGTEENNGQAVYWISFKGPNSPLSKTRMMIRPLPASRPQEYTEQLRKLSENPKPDVKRVRGKEMKSAYDGGRARAPYRYEDSVRQEVFFPNYT, translated from the exons ATGTTTTGGAACGCTAAAATTTTGCTGGtcgcaatatatttttatgtcgtGTCAACGGAACCAAATCGAGATCGGCACCCTAGACGGAAAAATGAGCGTTTGGATAGTTCTTTGTGGAAGAAGGAATATGAAAGTGAACTGACCGATGCTTTGCTGACCTCGAAGAGGGCAAAAAACCTCACTAGGTTACCGCAATCAACCTCATCAGACGAGGCAGTGCTCGAACGATTGATGGAAACCATAACTTCTAGTGAGAGATATCTCAAAAAGATCGAAAGCATTGATTTTCGTTTAAACAGACTAGACATCGAAGTACACGAGAAGACGAATTTGATGTTGAAACGCTTGACCGAAATCAACACGGCGTTACAAAACCAGGGTCCGGATAAAGCGGATACAAGTCTTGATACGCTAAAGACCGACGTGGGAcagctaaaatattattttgaaaacaaactaGGTCCCATAAATAAAG tggaGGACGGCAACTGCAACTTGGAGGGTGCTCTCGACAGTCGCCTCTCGTTTTTGGAAACGAACATGAAATCTGTGTTGAATGGTGTCGAAGCTATAACAGCGGTCATATCGGAAGTGAAAAACCGGCAGAAACTTAGGACATTTAACAA aaacgaTCAAATCACTGGAAACTTAGACGCCACAACTTTAATCAGTGAATTCAGAAGAGTATTGATGGAACAAAAACCTAAGAAATGTGATTGCAA ATTGGGTCGTGTCGATCGTTCAGAGAGGTATCCCACCGACTGTCAAGAGATCCAAGCCCAAGGTTTTAACGTCACTGGCATATACAAGATCAAGCCCGAAGACATGGAGCCTTTCTATGTGCTGTGTGATCTTAATACTGTTGGTGGAGGGTGGACG gtcATACAAAATCGTTTCGACGGATCCCaagatttttacaaaaattggAACGAATACAAACACGGTTTTGGTAACTTGGCCAGCGAGTTCTGGCTCGGTTTGGAGAAAGTGTATTATCTAACTAATCAGAAATTATATGAGCTGAGAGTGGAAATGGAGACACAAATCGGACAGGAGGCTTCGGCTACATTTTCCGTTTTCACTATCGGACCTGAATACGAGTCCTACAGGATAAGTACGCTAGGTACTTATCGAGGGAATGCCG GTGACTCGTTATCGTATCACGCCGGTCAAAAATTTTCAACCTATGAAATTGATAACGACGAATGGAAAGATGGTTCGTGTGCGGTTGAACATGGCGGTGCCTGGTGGTATAAGGAATGTGACAAAAG TAACTTGAACGGTAAATACATGAGTGGAACGGAGGAGAACAACGGTCAAGCAGTTTATTGGATCTCATTCAAAGGACCGAACTCGCCTCTATCGAAGACCAGGATGATGATAAGACCTCTGCCGGCCAGCCGACCACAGGAATACACCGAACAATTGCGG AAGCTATCTGAGAACCCAAAACCGGATGTAAAGCGAGTCCGCGGCAAGGAAATGAAGAGTGCTTACGACGGCGGTCGAGCCAGAGCGCCCTACAGATACGAGGATAGCGTGCGCCAGGAAGTCTTCTTCCCGAACTATACGTAA
- the LOC116777138 gene encoding fibroleukin-like isoform X1 gives MCPVFRKEVTTFETAGGKCFKITYLHFKYVSSDDHYNLQRGTLQPIHMATMMSNVIIALIFLYVSFCYGGKHFTPKHNEDEDLEMYKEESSRGSKYNDTVLTPTTRQNTKGEIVVEKFVESLMSSEKYLKIIETIEDRMTHLESIFHERSNSILKYLLEVLRAVKNPPAEVMERAFKNLKHDLDRLKYSVSQKSGTPPKLRVEDGNCNLEGALDSRLSFLETNMKSVLNGVEAITAVISEVKNRQKLRTFNKNDQITGNLDATTLISEFRRVLMEQKPKKCDCKLGRVDRSERYPTDCQEIQAQGFNVTGIYKIKPEDMEPFYVLCDLNTVGGGWTVIQNRFDGSQDFYKNWNEYKHGFGNLASEFWLGLEKVYYLTNQKLYELRVEMETQIGQEASATFSVFTIGPEYESYRISTLGTYRGNAGDSLSYHAGQKFSTYEIDNDEWKDGSCAVEHGGAWWYKECDKSNLNGKYMSGTEENNGQAVYWISFKGPNSPLSKTRMMIRPLPASRPQEYTEQLRKLSENPKPDVKRVRGKEMKSAYDGGRARAPYRYEDSVRQEVFFPNYT, from the exons ATGTGTCCAGTATTTAGAAAAGAAGTCACAACATTCGAGACCGCAGgaggaaaatgttttaaaataacttatcttcaTTTTAAGTATGTATCGAGTGACGATCATTACAACTTGCAGCGTGGGACTCTACAGCCGATTCACATGGCAACGATGATGTCTAATGTAATTATAGCTTTAATATTCCTATATGTTTCGTTTTGTTACGGCGGAAAACATTTTACACCCAAACACAACGAGGACGAGGATCTGGAAATGTACAAGGAAGAAAGTTCGAGAGGTTCGAAATATAACGACACTGTTCTGACCCCAACCACGAGACAGAACACTAAAGGAGAGATCGTAGTAGAAAAATTCGTTGAATCTCTCATGTCCAGCgagaaatacttaaaaataatagagacGATTGAAGATAGAATGACTCATTTAGAGTCAATATTTCATGAGAGGTCCAATTCAATACTCAAATATCTGTTGGAAGTCTTAAGAGCCGTGAAGAACCCACCAGCCGAAGTGATGGAGAGAGCCTTCAAAAATCTCAAACACGACCTGGACAGGTTGAAGTATTCAGTGTCACAGAAAAGTGGGACTCCACCTAAATTAAGAG tggaGGACGGCAACTGCAACTTGGAGGGTGCTCTCGACAGTCGCCTCTCGTTTTTGGAAACGAACATGAAATCTGTGTTGAATGGTGTCGAAGCTATAACAGCGGTCATATCGGAAGTGAAAAACCGGCAGAAACTTAGGACATTTAACAA aaacgaTCAAATCACTGGAAACTTAGACGCCACAACTTTAATCAGTGAATTCAGAAGAGTATTGATGGAACAAAAACCTAAGAAATGTGATTGCAA ATTGGGTCGTGTCGATCGTTCAGAGAGGTATCCCACCGACTGTCAAGAGATCCAAGCCCAAGGTTTTAACGTCACTGGCATATACAAGATCAAGCCCGAAGACATGGAGCCTTTCTATGTGCTGTGTGATCTTAATACTGTTGGTGGAGGGTGGACG gtcATACAAAATCGTTTCGACGGATCCCaagatttttacaaaaattggAACGAATACAAACACGGTTTTGGTAACTTGGCCAGCGAGTTCTGGCTCGGTTTGGAGAAAGTGTATTATCTAACTAATCAGAAATTATATGAGCTGAGAGTGGAAATGGAGACACAAATCGGACAGGAGGCTTCGGCTACATTTTCCGTTTTCACTATCGGACCTGAATACGAGTCCTACAGGATAAGTACGCTAGGTACTTATCGAGGGAATGCCG GTGACTCGTTATCGTATCACGCCGGTCAAAAATTTTCAACCTATGAAATTGATAACGACGAATGGAAAGATGGTTCGTGTGCGGTTGAACATGGCGGTGCCTGGTGGTATAAGGAATGTGACAAAAG TAACTTGAACGGTAAATACATGAGTGGAACGGAGGAGAACAACGGTCAAGCAGTTTATTGGATCTCATTCAAAGGACCGAACTCGCCTCTATCGAAGACCAGGATGATGATAAGACCTCTGCCGGCCAGCCGACCACAGGAATACACCGAACAATTGCGG AAGCTATCTGAGAACCCAAAACCGGATGTAAAGCGAGTCCGCGGCAAGGAAATGAAGAGTGCTTACGACGGCGGTCGAGCCAGAGCGCCCTACAGATACGAGGATAGCGTGCGCCAGGAAGTCTTCTTCCCGAACTATACGTAA